A region of Myxococcus stipitatus DSM 14675 DNA encodes the following proteins:
- a CDS encoding acyl-CoA dehydrogenase family protein yields MDFAFTEAQQTITGLARKLFTEHVTPATLAASDVDFLDRGLWARLATMGLLGTAIPEAAGGSGHGMRELGALLVEAGAAVAPVPLWPTLVLGALPIGAFGTPEQRQRWLPGVVEGRTFLTAALTEDSPHPASTGTLATHQGGRWRLTGIKSCVPAAHLAARILVPARTHEGALGVFLLDPHTPGVSTECQRATTGEPQLRLTLSDALVEPEDVLAGPGDGDRVLTWLMERATVGVCALHLGVVERALRLTAEYTGTRHQFGRPIATFQAVSQRAADASIDVEAIRLTLWKAACALDSGQPAEKAVATAKLWASEAGHRVVSAAQHLHGGIGFDTRYPLYRSYLWSKQLELTLGSGTVHLARLGALLAEG; encoded by the coding sequence ATGGACTTCGCTTTCACCGAGGCACAGCAGACCATCACCGGACTCGCGAGGAAGCTCTTCACCGAGCACGTCACCCCCGCCACCCTCGCCGCCTCGGACGTGGACTTCCTGGACCGTGGGCTGTGGGCGCGGCTGGCCACGATGGGGTTGCTCGGCACGGCCATCCCCGAAGCCGCGGGAGGCAGCGGACATGGGATGCGGGAGCTGGGTGCGCTGCTCGTGGAGGCAGGCGCGGCGGTGGCGCCCGTGCCGCTCTGGCCGACGCTCGTGCTCGGTGCATTGCCCATCGGTGCCTTCGGAACTCCGGAGCAGCGCCAACGCTGGCTGCCGGGCGTGGTCGAAGGAAGGACGTTCCTCACGGCCGCGCTCACGGAGGACTCGCCCCATCCCGCGTCGACGGGGACCCTCGCCACCCACCAGGGTGGACGTTGGCGACTCACGGGCATCAAGTCCTGCGTTCCCGCCGCGCACCTCGCGGCCCGCATCCTCGTGCCCGCGCGGACGCACGAGGGAGCCCTCGGGGTCTTCCTGCTCGACCCTCACACGCCTGGCGTGTCGACGGAGTGTCAGCGCGCCACCACGGGAGAGCCGCAGCTGCGCCTGACGCTGAGCGACGCGCTCGTGGAGCCGGAGGACGTGCTGGCCGGGCCCGGCGACGGCGACAGGGTGCTCACCTGGCTGATGGAGCGAGCCACCGTGGGCGTGTGCGCGCTGCACCTCGGCGTCGTCGAGCGGGCGCTGCGCCTGACGGCGGAGTACACGGGGACTCGGCACCAGTTCGGTCGCCCCATCGCCACCTTCCAGGCCGTGTCCCAGCGCGCGGCGGATGCGTCCATCGACGTAGAGGCCATCCGCTTGACGCTGTGGAAGGCGGCGTGCGCGCTGGACTCGGGACAGCCCGCGGAGAAGGCGGTGGCCACCGCGAAGCTGTGGGCCTCCGAGGCGGGACATCGGGTGGTGTCCGCTGCCCAGCATCTGCATGGAGGCATCGGCTTCGACACTCGCTATCCGCTCTACCGTTCCTATCTTTGGAGCAAGCAGCTCGAGCTCACCCTGGGCTCGGGGACCGTTCACCTCGCGCGCCTCGGCGCGCTGCTGGCCGAGGGCTGA